The Gossypium arboreum isolate Shixiya-1 chromosome 2, ASM2569848v2, whole genome shotgun sequence region TTGATAGAAAAAATAAACGTTGTGATTAATTATTCTTAGTTGCTCACTTTTAAAATTGTCAGAGACTAAATTGTTCTAGTAGTTAGAAGAGAGATTAACTTGCTCGATATCGAAACTAAGAGAGGTTAGAGAAATCTTTTTACCTTTAAATGATTCCCTTaaacttataaaaaataataaataatttaaacaatCGAGAATTAATTCTTAAAACCAACTTacacttatttttattaaatttaaaaataatgctttaattataatttactttGCGTATAATATATAAAACTGTAACACTACCCTTTTGATACCAACCCTCAACTCAAATGAAGTTTAGTTTTCTTGTTCTCCAAAGGGCACCTTTCTTCTTTGTtgcattatttatttttaaaaagcaTGCTTTGATAATAACATTTCCCTAAATAATtcattctatttaatttattatacttTGTTTTATAACCCACTTGTATAGTTTTTACTATAAGATTTATAACTTTTTAGTCTTAGGGtaagaatattatattttaaatatgagatttcATGCCCTTCCAGATTCACGAGTTTGCACTAagcaaaattaattttatttttcaataggGTCCATCAAATAGATACATTGGGTGAGATGCAACCGtattttataaaaagaaaaagcaGCAACCACTTATTAAATTAATAGTATGTTTGGTTCAAATAAAAAGAATGTAACAATTATTTTGTgggaatgaaataaaaaaaataagtatTAAATGTTTGGTAGGCATCAGATTAAGATTAATAAACTATTATTTGGTTGATAAGAAGTATTGTAGAATAGTTGAGTAATAAATGTAAAATATTCTTTCTTTTTTAACCCTGGAATGAAACAATAATAatctctataatttttaaaactaatgaagtatattatttttaaaactataaaaatatgtttacaaaattttaaatatataaattctataataaattatttaatttgtataaattaatattattGAATAACTATtgcccaatttttttttaatcattttattttccCTCTCCTCTCTCTCATGTCTATCccttctttctatttattcaaccACATAACTGCCATCGCCATGCACCCATTGTTTCTCTTTTCTCTCTCATCTCTTTCATGCCTCTGTTGTTCATACACAAAAGCATTACTCTATTTCGAAAGCAAACATCCAACAAACATAATAACAGACAGAACAATGAATATTTGAAAGGGAAAATAGTAGCTTTCATCGACAGCATTATTATATTGTATAGATAGTATACTTCGCTTGCGGACCTAATAAATTATGAATGATATTCTCTATAATTACAGCTCTCATGTCTATATTATATCAATTATACATTTGGTTACGCTATCAAACTCATACAAGCTATAAATGATGCCTCATTGGAACACATCTCAACATCACCATCACCATTGCATATCTCCTTACTTGAGGAATCCTCATTTCGATTACAGATGTAATAATACTGAGAAGATGAGATACATTTTCAGGTTCGACAAGTAGAAAAAAAGATCCATATCGTTACTCATACAGTGGCCCTGTCACTCGCAGGGCCTGAGTCGCTCAGAAATAAGCATGGCAGTCTTTGTAAATTGTAAACAAGAGCTAACCTTCTTCAGCAAATTCATTTCTGTCTGTTAGTTGTTCTGTCCTGCATTAACATATAAGGATATTAGTACACCACAGGCAAGGATATTAACATGTCtaacctaaaccctaaaccctaaacccaactTGGAAAATAAGACCATAAGAAACTCAATACTCGATAGACTAGGGATAACACCATCCCTGACGTATAGCTCAACAAGGGCCTACACCATAGACAATCTCACCTGGGTAAGGCAGAAACAAAAAGAGATGCTAATATATGGGTCTCCAGAATCAACTTAACGTCTAACCTAAAATCAATTGAAAATAGTTGAGAGGCCCAAccacagaaaacccaaaacttaatAAATGTGAGACAACAGCACCTAATCACGTCGCTGACCAAAGATGCTAATGTATTGATCACCAAAAGCCTTTTAAAAGCTGCACAGCAGGTCTAATTTCTGGCAGTGATAAGATTACTGCCACTGAATTCAGAAATAGTGAAGACGAAGATGGAAACCACTGAATTAATAGACTCGACTACAAGAGCAGTAACCTTGGGGGAATTTGAAAGGGAGAGGAACAGGAAGAACAAGCATTGAAACAATTTTAACTTCAAGCACTTCCACTGATTATGAACCGTATGGTAAAATTGGAACTAAAAAGTCCTTGACTCTAGAGTTAGGCCAATATGTTTGCAAGTCTTCAAACACCAGCTCTAAGCTTTATAGTCATACAGGTGCTCCTGCTTCTCCGCATGGCATTCATATTGTCATCAACCACCATTATTTTCTATCATACACTTAGACTATCAGCCTCACTATAACAGTCATCCTCTATAACAGGGTCTCATTATAACAGACAAGTTTGTAGCAGAACTGATTTTTTCAGTTTTATTCTTACCCTCTATAACAGCTTTTCATCTATAACAACCATAAAGTATACTCTTTACTAAAGTACTCTATAAGAGCCTCTTGTCtcaaattttagtaaaaaaaagTTCTATTCCTAGGTAAAAAAAATACTTTAGTTAAGATATTATTTccataaaatgtttaaattttatataaaaatatattaataatattttattaaatgaaaacaaTCTTTAATAAATGGAATTATATTTTCAGTTCTATTAAATACATGATCTAAATctcattaattaatattattaatatattatagattataatttgaaaatctacaaaatatttaaatatgattTGAATCTCAAATATTGTTTATAACATTCAAAATTTTGGCAAACAAATGGAGTTGTTATAAAGAGAGTTGACTGTATTTAACAGCATCAATAGGAAAGCGTTGGAACCTATCCTAAGTGTCATATACAAGGTCCTCAAAATTTTGATCCAGGTGTAAAAGCAATGATTCTGTAAAACTCAAATTTGCTAAGTCAATATCTTAAGTATTGGAAAGATTAAAACATATTAAGAAAAGGGCTCCTCACAatgattaggtgaaatttgaGTAAAAAGAAGATACTAGAATGGTCCTTTTGTCTGAGGTTTTACATAAAAGAGTTATTCTACAGAATATCCCCTACATGCACCCCCCCCCCAcccaatccaaaaaaaaaaaaaaaaaaggggaaacaAAATTTAAGACAGCTAAAAGAATTACCATGTTGATGTATGACTAATACCAAGCCCATTGCAGGTAAGAATCATTCCCTTAAATCTGGCAAGATATTCCTGCATCACAATTACAGTTACCCAGACCATTATAATGTGGAATCAACTGATTAACCTAAAGAAAACTATGCTGATAATTCTAGACTATAGGTTAATGTAAATTCTTACCCGCAAAGTATACTTATCAATTTCATATATTCCAGTTAAATCATACTCAAAGCGCTTATCAGGATCGATTAACACTGCAAAAGGATATAATGATAAGATCATAATATATCAGCATAACATTTCTTTATACAGTTGGGTGAGAAAGCATGATTGTGGGATGATTGAGTTGCAGTCAAATATAAAGGAATCATATGGAAAAGAGAGAGAGTTTTTATTCCAGCCAAGCAGAAGCATTACCGTTGTAAGCTTCGTTTATCTCTTGGAATTTTGCAGTAACAGCACTATCACCCTTGTGCTTATCTGGATGCCACTTCTGCAACAACATAATAAAAATGTTCTCTAGTCAATTCAATTGTAATAAATAAAGGaagttttaaataaaacaaaaatgtaAAAGCTTATCCATGAAGCAATGGCAAGAAATAAAAGATATGGTTACGGAAAGGGGGAGAGAAGAGAGAGAAAGAGACCACTGACCAGTGCAAGCTTCCGGTAACTTAACCTGATGTTCTCATCAGTTGCATCATAATCTACTTCCAAAATTTTGTAGTAATCCTTGAATAGAAATCAGAAGTATTTATCAGATGCATGCTGACATAACTATAGCATAAAATGAAACAAATACTCACTACATCCAGGAAAAAAGGGACAATTAGCATATGGAAAACATGCTGGTTAAAATGTCCAAGAACTAACACAGATTGTTGCACAACAACCCCTTGTTTGAAATAACTAGATAAGGGGACACAAATTAGTAATTGttactattaaagaaattaccaCGCAATACAGCATTAACActaatctataaaaaaaaaattactttaacAGTCATCCCCATTCCCATAAACAAAGGGGAAGGAAGAGTAGGAGGGGGGGGGGGAGGGGAGGAAGAGCTACtatgaaaatatatgtataaatgaactAATAAAACCAGGTGCCACCTGGCAATCCATGTATTCATGTCACGTTTGTACTATTTTCCCATGTCATAACTTGTAATTGTGCTTAAGGTGTTATATATTCATATAAAATTGACACTTTAACGATTTGCGGTTAATAGAATGACACATTCATGCATTTGTGTGgtgtttgtattttttttcatGTTGTGCCATGTTTCATATATTTCTCCCATGTTTTGTGGTTGTTTCGTATCCAAAATTGCCAAGTCTAGAAAAGCATTAAAGCATTTCAATTGATGAAAGGAATTTCTACTGCAGCTTTACATCACAGGAAACAATCAATGTGAAGGATAAGAAAAGACATAATCAATGCAAATATTATCATCAGAAGATCCAATGCAATGCATTTATACTAAAATGAATATACACCGACAAATTTTAATGGCTACTGCCTCAAGACATTCTCTAAACCAATAAAGCAATAAAGAACAGACACAAATATAGTGTACAAAGTTTACTTTTGAGGTAAATGT contains the following coding sequences:
- the LOC108462732 gene encoding uncharacterized protein LOC108462732 isoform X2; amino-acid sequence: MEGNDNSTSKDYYKILEVDYDATDENIRLSYRKLALKWHPDKHKGDSAVTAKFQEINEAYNVLIDPDKRFEYDLTGIYEIDKYTLREYLARFKGMILTCNGLGISHTST
- the LOC108462732 gene encoding uncharacterized protein LOC108462732 isoform X1; this encodes MEGNDNSTSKDYYKILEVDYDATDENIRLSYRKLALKWHPDKHKGDSAVTAKFQEINEAYNVLIDPDKRFEYDLTGIYEIDKYTLREYLARFKGMILTCNGLGISHTSTWTEQLTDRNEFAEEVLLHL